A stretch of the Tachysurus fulvidraco isolate hzauxx_2018 chromosome 18, HZAU_PFXX_2.0, whole genome shotgun sequence genome encodes the following:
- the LOC113648671 gene encoding uncharacterized protein CXorf38 homolog isoform X1, which translates to MVHEDLFVRLNEVGYKNWLKAGFCLLKVKDGLCGFLDSEMRSFHNAIVNNNIVLQRGQICRSNCKPRGNQFESACHICTEWRMEILKHHTKPHCTINWGNCRPWLWPTQHWELAKAYMGRGLEHLSRADQCDAAALLNLLHFCDHFSFINPTVVTQVIRCRNELMHSCEMQVSNEWMAHFQKSLEQLLLTLCHVPEVAAAGQQIQEIQKNGICTYFSPESRISSMFSVDLSLHIPGVDSVDGATVEGLLIESISQCETELLRESLKDLLNNSELERNAIPLENLQSIRRFLSSHKDLKEEFSTELQRICLLEAQQLQGANTAADEG; encoded by the exons ATGGTTCACGAAGATTTGTTTGTACGTCTTAACGAAGTTGGATATAAAAACTGGTTAAAAGCAGGTTTTTGCCTCCTGAAAGTTAAAGATGGATTGTGCGGATTTTTAGACAGCGAAATGCGGAGTTTTCACAACGCAATTGTTAATAACAACATTGTCTTACAAAGAGGACAGATTTGCAGAAGCAACTGTAAACCGAGGGGAAATCAG TTTGAATCTGCTTGTCACATCTGTACTGAATGGAGAATGGAAATATTGaaacaccacactaaaccacaTTGTACTATCAACTGGGGAAATTGCAGACCCTGGCTGTGGCCGACTCAACACTGGGAACTGGCAAAG GCTTATATGGGACGTGGGCTGGAACATTTATCCAGAGCAGACCAATGTGATGCAGCTGCACTGCTTAACCTTCTCCACTTTTGTGACCATTTCAGCTTTATCAATCCGACCGTCGTAACTCAG GTCATCCGCTGTAGGAATGAGTTAATGCACTCGTGTGAGATGCAGGTCTCAAATGAGTGGATGGCACACTTTCAGAAGAGCCTGGAGCAGTTGTTACTAACTTTATGCCATGTCCCTGAAGTGGCTGCAGCAGGTCAACAGATCCAGGAG atacaaaaaaatggaatttgcacCTATTTTAGTCCAGAGTCCAGAATCAgcagt atGTTTTCTGTTGATCTGTCATTGCACATCCCAGGGGTAGACAGTGTGGATGGAGCCACAGTGGAAGGATTATTGATTGAATCTATCAGCCAGTGTGAAACGGAATTGCTGAGGGAATCTCTGAAAGACCTATTAAACAACAGTGAACTCGAGAGAAATGCCATACCTCTG gAGAATCTCCAGAGCATCCGTAGATTCCTGAGCAGCCACAAGGATCTCAAAGAGGAGTTCAGTACAGAACTTCAGCGCATTTGCCTGCTGGAGGCACAACAGCTGCAAGGAGCGAACACTGCTGCTGATGAAGGCTGA
- the LOC113648983 gene encoding protocadherin-8-like encodes MEIIKLLLNLSLVVIFAVWTVRGTTTKYYTYEEDAPGTFIGNLSMDLKIDLSEDPHTSFRFMQEGNASLIRMRKSDGLLTVGERIDRESLCGSFTQCLISADVVVFSKEKFHLIHVEIHVRDINDHAPVFPRDETRLEVSENAALDARFPIELATDLDVGNNYIQSYQIFNSSHFDIEVGTGEDGKKFAQLVLAQKLDRELEESYTLQVIAVDGGSPPKSGSVTVRVKVLDSNDNSPQFEHDAIRVELHEDAPVGFLLLRVQAFDPDHGVNGDVRYDFAEGESNEIKSTFDVDPISGAVVLKSSVDFETRTFYDLHIRAYDLGDNSVPSTCTVTVDIVDVNDNAPEVTIKPMASRSGDMAYITEAAAVESFVALVSAADRDSGANGYVRVSLHGHAHFKLQQAYGDNLMIVTTSVLDREKIPEYNLTVIAEDLGSPPFKTFSQYTIRVSDENDNAPSFSKPVFEISVMENKAPGSYVASLVARDPDEGANGKVTYKLLENDVDGVPASSFLTVDPASGTIYTMKSLDYEDVKQIEVAIQATDGGSPPLSSTALVKVRVVDENDNAPFFVYPMFINGSANISLPSNAPAGYVALKLEGRDNDDAMNSELSYTIIEDEAFLFAVNENTGEMALKHNLALGLGETLHVRVAVSDHGRTPLVHKASIRFVVSDAMPIEEQVLVVLESSQKQNRPKFDVSFIIIGLLGAACAVLLAAIVVVALSRWNFQRHVSSISKISRQNFRQTQLPTHSIDSTDSSSLSGGSVTVTEQISSSRDESSFSYEDEQSRDSDSKIFRPLLTKGQLEPASVWQGDRYTLHSSEIGSVDQTSIKDSGKGDSDSNDSDSDSGQARQKIANTGQQRASGSLYPGPMDGAGVYRTREVPIHTTSSYTGNNAYTVAYRTLGYSRHPAAANQGQSFRGYSCNTVFNQTKDYPHAPVFYRMATQSSFYNHHQVHRQLDKQATSPREPITDITSIPVASF; translated from the exons ATGGAGATTATAAAGTTGCTACTAAATTTGAGCTTAGTTGTGATCTTTGCCGTATGGACAGTGAGAGGCACAACAACAAAGTATTACACGTATGAAGAAGACGCACCAGGAACCTTTATCGGAAATCTTTCAATGGATCTGAAGATCGACCTGTCCGAAGACCCACACACGAGCTTTCGGTTCATGCAAGAGGGCAATGCATCACTGATTCGCATGCGAAAGAGCGACGGGCTGCTTACTGTAGGAGAGCGCATTGACCGGGAGAGTTTGTGCGGCTCCTTTACGCAGTGCCTGATCTCCGCAGATGTGGTGGTTTTCTCCAAGGAAAAATTCCACCTGATACACGTCGAGATCCACGTGAGAGACATTAACGACCACGCTCCTGTATTTCCACGTGACGAGACACGGCTCGAGGTTTCAGAGAACGCGGCTTTGGACGCACGCTTTCCCATAGAACTCGCCACCGACCTAGATGTCGGAAACAATTACATTCAAAGTTATCAGATTTTTAACAGTAGTCATTTTGATATTGAGGTGGGTACAGGTGAAGATGGCAAGAAGTTTGCACAGCTTGTGCTTGCTCAAAAGCTTGACAGGGAGCTTGAAGAGTCTTACACACTTCAAGTTATTGCGGTTGATGGCGGAAGTCCACCAAAGTCTGGATCTGTGACCGTGCGCGTAAAAGTTTTGGACTCTAATGACAACAGTCCACAGTTCGAGCATGATGCGATTAGAGTCGAGCTGCACGAAGACGCACCTGTTGGATTTCTTTTGCTTAGAGTTCAAGCGTTCGACCCAGACCATGGCGTAAATGGGGACGTGCGCTACGATTTTGCAGAAGGCGAATCCAACGAAATCAAAAGCACCTTTGATGTTGATCCCATTAGTGGAGCGGTGGTCTTAAAGTCTTCGGTCGACTTCGAAACGAGAACATTTTATGACCTGCACATAAGGGCGTATGATCTTGGTGACAATTCGGTTCCGTCGACTTGCACGGTCACCGTCGATATCGTGGACGTAAACGATAACGCACCAGAAGTCACGATTAAGCCGATGGCTTCGAGGAGTGGAGACATGGCGTACATCACAGAGGCGGCTGCGGTGGAAAGTTTCGTTGCGCTAGTGAGCGCCGCGGACAGAGACTCCGGCGCAAATGGCTACGTGCGCGTCAGTTTACACGGACACGCGCACTTCAAACTCCAGCAGGCGTACGGAGACAACCTCATGATTGTCACCACATCTGTTTTGGACCGGGAGAAGATTCCTGAATACAACCTCACTGTCATAGCAGAAGATCTTGGCTCGCCGCCATTTAAAACTTTCTCCCAGTATACAATCCGAGTGAGTGATGAGAATGATAATGCTCCATCCTTCAGTAAACCTGTCTTCGAAATTTCAGTGATGGAAAACAAAGCACCAGGATCCTACGTGGCTTCTCTGGTAGCTCGTGATCCTGATGAAGGAGCCAATGGCAAGGTAACTTACAAGCTTCTCGAAAATGATGTTGATGGCGTCCCGGCGAGTTCTTTTCTAACTGTAGACCCAGCTTCTGGCACTATCTACACAATGAAGTCTCTGGACTATGAGGATGTAAAGCAGATCGAAGTGGCCATCCAAGCCACAGATGGTGGCTCCCCGCCTCTCTCGAGCACAGCTCTGGTCAAGGTCAGGGTTGTGGATGAGAATGACAACGCACCCTTCTTTGTTTACCCCATGTTTATTAATGGCTCAGCAAACATATCTTTACCAAGCAACGCTCCTGCTGGTTACGTGGCCCTGAAACTCGAGGGACGTGATAATGATGATGCAATGAACTCAGAGCTTTCCTATACCATAATAGAGGATGAGGCATTCCTGTttgctgtaaatgaaaatacAGGTGAAATGGCACTAAAGCATAACCTGGCACTTGGACTTGGAGAAACACTGCATGTCAGAGTGGCAGTAAGCGACCATGGCCGAACACCTCTTGTTCACAAAGCCTCAATACGCTTTGTGGTTTCGGATGCCATGCCCATAGAAGAACAAGTGTTGGTGGTTCTTGAGTCAAGTCAGAAACAAAACAGGCCTAAATTTGATGTTTCCTTCATCATCATTGGGCTTTTGGGTGCTGCTTGTGCTGTATTGCTGGCCGCTATTGTGGTCGTTGCACTATCACGCTGGAACTTCCAGAGGCATGTCAGCTCCATCAGTAAAATATCTAGGCAAAACTTCAGACAAACTCAATTACCAACACACAGCATCGACTCGACAGATTCCAGCAGCCTCTCCGGCGGTAGTGTAACAGTTACTGAGCAGATTTCTTCCTCGAGGGATGAATCATCTTTCTCTTATGAAGATGAACAAAGCAGAGATTCTGACAGTAAG ATATTTCGACCTCTCCTGACTAAAGGTCAGCTTGAGCCCGCTTCCGTTTGGCAaggagacagatacacacttcaTTCGAG TGAAATCGGATCTGTTGATCAGACGAGCATCAAGGACAGCGGTAAAGGAGACAGCGACTCTAACGACAGTGACTCTGACAGCGGACAAGCCAGGCAGAAAATTGCTAACACTGGCCAACAGCGAGCTAGCG GTTCCTTGTACCCTGGACCAATGGATGGAGCTGGAGTATACAGAACCAGAGAAGTTCCGATACACACTACCAGCTCTTACACGGGCAACAATGCATACACTGTCGCATATCGGACACTGGGCTATAGCCGCCATCCAGCTGCGGCCAACCAAGGACAATCCTTCAGGGGCTACAGTTGTAATACAGTCTTCAACCAAACCAAAGATTACCCACATGCCCCTGTGTTCTACAGGATGGCAACACAATCATCCTTTTACAATCATCATCAGGTGCACAGACAATTAGACAAACAAGCGACATCTCCCAGAGAGCCGATTACAGACATCACCAGCATACCTGTAGcatctttttaa
- the LOC113648671 gene encoding uncharacterized protein CXorf38 homolog isoform X2 — MVHEDLFVRLNEVGYKNWLKAGFCLLKVKDGLCGFLDSEMRSFHNAIVNNNIVLQRGQICRSNCKPRGNQFESACHICTEWRMEILKHHTKPHCTINWGNCRPWLWPTQHWELAKAYMGRGLEHLSRADQCDAAALLNLLHFCDHFSFINPTVVTQVIRCRNELMHSCEMQVSNEWMAHFQKSLEQLLLTLCHVPEVAAAGQQIQEMFSVDLSLHIPGVDSVDGATVEGLLIESISQCETELLRESLKDLLNNSELERNAIPLENLQSIRRFLSSHKDLKEEFSTELQRICLLEAQQLQGANTAADEG, encoded by the exons ATGGTTCACGAAGATTTGTTTGTACGTCTTAACGAAGTTGGATATAAAAACTGGTTAAAAGCAGGTTTTTGCCTCCTGAAAGTTAAAGATGGATTGTGCGGATTTTTAGACAGCGAAATGCGGAGTTTTCACAACGCAATTGTTAATAACAACATTGTCTTACAAAGAGGACAGATTTGCAGAAGCAACTGTAAACCGAGGGGAAATCAG TTTGAATCTGCTTGTCACATCTGTACTGAATGGAGAATGGAAATATTGaaacaccacactaaaccacaTTGTACTATCAACTGGGGAAATTGCAGACCCTGGCTGTGGCCGACTCAACACTGGGAACTGGCAAAG GCTTATATGGGACGTGGGCTGGAACATTTATCCAGAGCAGACCAATGTGATGCAGCTGCACTGCTTAACCTTCTCCACTTTTGTGACCATTTCAGCTTTATCAATCCGACCGTCGTAACTCAG GTCATCCGCTGTAGGAATGAGTTAATGCACTCGTGTGAGATGCAGGTCTCAAATGAGTGGATGGCACACTTTCAGAAGAGCCTGGAGCAGTTGTTACTAACTTTATGCCATGTCCCTGAAGTGGCTGCAGCAGGTCAACAGATCCAGGAG atGTTTTCTGTTGATCTGTCATTGCACATCCCAGGGGTAGACAGTGTGGATGGAGCCACAGTGGAAGGATTATTGATTGAATCTATCAGCCAGTGTGAAACGGAATTGCTGAGGGAATCTCTGAAAGACCTATTAAACAACAGTGAACTCGAGAGAAATGCCATACCTCTG gAGAATCTCCAGAGCATCCGTAGATTCCTGAGCAGCCACAAGGATCTCAAAGAGGAGTTCAGTACAGAACTTCAGCGCATTTGCCTGCTGGAGGCACAACAGCTGCAAGGAGCGAACACTGCTGCTGATGAAGGCTGA